A single genomic interval of Ramlibacter sp. harbors:
- a CDS encoding glutamine--tRNA ligase/YqeY domain fusion protein: MNAPADKEALKPSNFLRQVIERDLEQQTYAHRQWGGSPGDAAHHQQGQPDPARIRTRFPPEPNGYLHVGHAKSICLNFGLARDYGGVCHLRFDDTNPEKEDTEYVNSIIDSVRWLGYDWAQPGNDQPYQASDYFDFMYRAAEYLIEAGLAYVDEQTPEQMRANRGDFGKPGVDSPFRSRSIDENLQRFREMRDGKLPDGAAVLRAKINMASPNINMRDPAIYRIRRATHHNTGDKWCIYPMYTYAHPIEDALENITHSICTLEFEDQRPFYDWLLDRLAEGGLVNKPHPRQYEFARLNLTYVITSKRKLKQLVDEGHVSGWDDPRMPTIVGLRRRGYTPESLQLFAERIGVTKSDSWIDYSTLEGCLREDLDAKAPRAMAVLDPLKLVITNWDELHGAGTLDACSAPVHPHQPELGRREFKFGKELWIEKTDYEEVPPKGYNRLYPGNKVRLKYGHVITCTGATKDANGHVTEVQAELVPDTKSGTPGSDAIKVKGVITWVAAADAVPAEVRLYDRLFAVPQPDTGDKDFLEELNPDSLKTVTAYVEPSLAKAKADEKFQFERHGYFVADSKDHGSHQIGGEGKPVFNRVAGMKDSWGK; this comes from the coding sequence ATGAACGCCCCCGCCGATAAAGAAGCCCTAAAACCCAGCAATTTCCTGCGCCAGGTCATTGAACGCGACCTGGAGCAACAGACCTACGCGCACCGACAGTGGGGCGGCAGCCCCGGCGACGCCGCCCACCACCAGCAGGGCCAGCCCGACCCGGCCAGGATCCGCACCCGCTTCCCGCCCGAGCCCAACGGCTACCTGCACGTGGGCCACGCCAAGAGCATCTGCCTGAACTTTGGGCTGGCGCGCGACTACGGCGGCGTGTGCCACCTGCGCTTTGACGACACCAACCCTGAGAAGGAAGACACCGAGTACGTCAACAGCATCATCGACTCGGTGCGCTGGCTGGGCTACGACTGGGCCCAGCCCGGCAACGACCAGCCCTACCAGGCCAGCGACTACTTTGACTTCATGTACCGCGCCGCGGAATACCTGATTGAAGCCGGCCTGGCCTATGTGGACGAGCAGACGCCCGAGCAGATGCGCGCCAACCGCGGCGACTTTGGCAAGCCCGGCGTGGACAGCCCCTTCCGCAGCCGCAGCATTGACGAGAACCTGCAGCGGTTTAGAGAAATGCGCGACGGCAAGCTGCCCGACGGCGCCGCCGTGCTGCGCGCCAAAATCAACATGGCCAGCCCCAACATCAACATGCGGGACCCGGCCATCTACCGCATCCGCCGCGCCACGCACCACAACACCGGCGACAAGTGGTGCATCTACCCCATGTACACCTACGCGCACCCCATTGAGGACGCGCTGGAAAACATCACCCACAGCATCTGCACCCTGGAGTTTGAAGACCAGCGCCCGTTTTATGACTGGCTGCTGGACCGCCTGGCCGAAGGCGGCCTGGTCAACAAGCCCCACCCGCGCCAGTATGAATTTGCGCGGCTCAACCTCACCTATGTGATCACCAGCAAGCGCAAGCTCAAGCAGCTGGTGGACGAAGGCCATGTGAGCGGCTGGGACGACCCGCGCATGCCCACCATCGTGGGCCTGCGCCGGCGCGGCTACACGCCTGAAAGCCTGCAACTGTTTGCCGAGCGCATTGGCGTGACCAAGAGCGACAGCTGGATCGACTACAGCACGCTCGAAGGCTGCCTGCGTGAAGACCTGGACGCCAAGGCCCCGCGCGCCATGGCCGTGCTGGACCCGCTCAAGCTCGTCATCACCAACTGGGACGAACTGCATGGCGCCGGCACACTGGATGCCTGCAGCGCCCCCGTGCACCCCCACCAGCCCGAGCTGGGCCGCCGCGAGTTCAAGTTTGGCAAAGAGCTGTGGATTGAAAAGACCGACTACGAAGAAGTGCCGCCCAAGGGCTACAACCGCTTGTACCCCGGCAACAAGGTGCGCCTGAAGTACGGCCACGTCATCACCTGCACCGGCGCAACGAAAGATGCGAACGGCCACGTGACCGAAGTGCAGGCCGAGCTGGTGCCCGACACCAAGAGCGGCACGCCGGGCAGCGACGCCATCAAGGTCAAGGGCGTCATCACCTGGGTGGCCGCCGCCGACGCCGTGCCCGCCGAAGTGCGCCTGTATGACCGCCTGTTTGCCGTGCCCCAGCCCGACACTGGCGACAAGGATTTTCTGGAAGAGCTGAACCCCGACAGCCTCAAGACCGTGACGGCGTATGTGGAGCCGTCACTGGCCAAGGCCAAGGCCGATGAGAAGTTTCAGTTTGAGCGGCATGGGTATTTTGTGGCGGACAGCAAAGACCATGGTTCTCATCAGATTGGAGGAGAGGGTAAGCCCGTGTTCAACCGGGTGGCGGGGATGAAGGATAGTTGGGGGAAGTAA
- a CDS encoding YdeI/OmpD-associated family protein: MSPTPLAVSAREFKTPQAFDRWLATHHASEAEVWIKLHKVGSGLPSITPKEAIDVVLCWGWIDAVRRAFDDKSYLQRYTPRGKRSIWSKINVANVARLEAEGRMKPPGLAQVELARADGRWDQAYGGSKEMEIPADLVAALKGHRKALQTLAGLSAQNRFAIAFRLHNMKTEAGRARKLAAFVQMLKSGETIYPQKPKA; the protein is encoded by the coding sequence ATGAGCCCCACGCCCCTCGCCGTGTCCGCCCGCGAATTCAAAACCCCGCAGGCCTTCGACCGCTGGCTGGCAACCCACCACGCCAGCGAGGCCGAGGTCTGGATCAAGCTGCACAAGGTGGGCTCGGGTCTCCCGTCCATCACGCCCAAGGAGGCGATCGACGTGGTGCTGTGCTGGGGCTGGATCGACGCGGTGCGCCGGGCCTTTGACGACAAGAGCTATCTGCAGCGCTACACGCCGCGCGGCAAACGCAGCATCTGGAGCAAGATCAACGTGGCCAATGTGGCGCGGCTCGAGGCCGAAGGCCGCATGAAGCCGCCCGGCCTGGCGCAGGTTGAGCTGGCCAGGGCCGACGGCCGCTGGGACCAGGCCTATGGCGGCAGCAAGGAGATGGAAATCCCCGCCGACCTGGTGGCCGCGCTCAAGGGCCACCGCAAGGCCTTGCAGACGCTGGCCGGGCTCAGCGCGCAGAACCGCTTCGCCATCGCCTTCCGCCTGCACAACATGAAGACCGAGGCGGGGCGCGCGCGCAAGCTGGCCGCGTTTGTGCAGATGCTCAAGAGCGGCGAAACGATTTATCCGCAGAAGCCGAAGGCCTGA
- a CDS encoding addiction module protein, with protein MSQAAEALTAQAAKLPPEERMEVVERILDSLDQPDAALDALWAKEADDRLAAYRRGEIKAVALSDVIAKYQVNTKPA; from the coding sequence ATGTCCCAAGCCGCTGAAGCATTGACCGCCCAAGCCGCCAAGCTCCCCCCCGAAGAGCGCATGGAAGTGGTTGAGCGCATTTTGGACAGCCTCGACCAACCCGACGCCGCGCTGGACGCGCTGTGGGCCAAGGAGGCCGACGACAGGCTGGCCGCCTATCGGCGCGGTGAAATCAAGGCCGTGGCCTTGTCCGACGTGATTGCCAAATACCAGGTCAACACCAAGCCCGCATGA
- a CDS encoding DUF86 domain-containing protein, whose protein sequence is MSRNDPLRLRDYLEHIVQAVTRIETYTAGMDQQAYLADAKTQDAVIRNLEVIGEACNNVARHHPAFAASNASVPWSFAYEMRNALAHGYFKVDHGIVWRTIQSDLPPLSSSIRIILETSPGV, encoded by the coding sequence ATGAGCCGCAATGACCCATTGCGGCTGCGCGACTATCTCGAGCACATTGTCCAGGCCGTTACCCGGATAGAAACGTATACCGCTGGCATGGACCAGCAGGCCTATCTCGCCGACGCCAAGACCCAGGACGCGGTGATCCGCAACCTCGAGGTCATCGGTGAAGCTTGCAACAACGTGGCCAGGCATCACCCCGCCTTCGCAGCGAGCAATGCCTCGGTGCCGTGGAGCTTTGCATACGAAATGCGCAACGCGCTGGCGCACGGGTACTTCAAGGTCGACCATGGCATCGTGTGGCGCACCATCCAGTCGGATCTGCCACCCCTGTCATCATCGATCCGGATCATTCTGGAAACCTCGCCCGGCGTCTGA
- a CDS encoding restriction endonuclease gives MARKKRESAGESLVNLVAMLPWWAGVALAVASYLVLHRFAIVPTVAGLAKPANAGFALIAVLAFYGQFFVPFLCLLAALVSFLRRKKRQGLLSDVTQSNSAQALDGMSWREFEMLVGEAFSRQGYRVTELGGNGADGGVDLVLTKGGETFLVQCKQWKAFKVGVDVVRELYGVMAARGATGGYVITSGRFTADAQAFASGRNVKLFDGPKLLALIRDVKAEHEAETAPAPLSMRPQAAASPACPSCGAAMVLRTAKKGANAGKQFWGCSTYPACRGTR, from the coding sequence ATGGCCAGGAAAAAGAGGGAAAGCGCCGGCGAGAGCCTGGTGAATCTGGTGGCCATGCTGCCGTGGTGGGCCGGCGTGGCGCTCGCGGTGGCCAGCTATCTGGTTTTGCACCGGTTCGCGATTGTTCCCACGGTGGCAGGCCTGGCAAAACCTGCGAACGCCGGCTTCGCGCTCATCGCCGTGCTGGCTTTTTACGGCCAGTTCTTTGTGCCGTTCTTATGCCTGCTGGCCGCCCTCGTCTCCTTCCTGCGCCGCAAGAAGCGCCAAGGCCTCCTCAGCGATGTAACCCAGTCCAACAGTGCGCAAGCCCTGGACGGCATGAGCTGGCGCGAGTTCGAGATGCTGGTGGGCGAGGCATTCAGCCGGCAGGGCTACCGCGTGACCGAACTCGGCGGCAACGGCGCCGATGGCGGCGTGGACCTGGTGCTGACCAAGGGCGGCGAAACCTTTCTTGTGCAATGCAAGCAGTGGAAGGCCTTCAAGGTGGGCGTGGACGTGGTGCGCGAGCTGTATGGCGTGATGGCGGCGCGCGGCGCCACGGGCGGCTACGTCATCACCTCGGGCCGCTTCACCGCCGACGCCCAGGCCTTTGCCAGCGGGCGCAATGTCAAGCTCTTCGATGGCCCCAAGCTGCTGGCCTTGATCAGGGACGTGAAGGCCGAGCACGAGGCCGAGACCGCGCCCGCACCGCTGTCGATGCGGCCCCAGGCTGCGGCGTCACCCGCCTGCCCCTCGTGCGGAGCAGCGATGGTGCTGCGCACGGCAAAAAAGGGCGCGAATGCGGGCAAGCAGTTCTGGGGTTGCTCGACGTACCCGGCTTGCCGGGGCACGCGGTGA
- a CDS encoding nucleotidyltransferase family protein: MRPSEALSTHLARVRQIALSHRVTGVQVFGSAARGDDAEGSDLDLLVEPTAETTLFDIGAIRFELKQLLGVEVDVLTPDALPEKFRAQVLRDARPL, from the coding sequence ATGCGCCCTTCCGAAGCCCTCTCTACCCACCTTGCCCGCGTCCGTCAGATCGCGCTGTCGCATCGCGTGACGGGCGTGCAGGTGTTTGGATCGGCGGCCCGCGGGGACGACGCTGAGGGCAGCGACCTGGACCTGTTGGTCGAGCCCACGGCCGAGACAACGCTCTTCGATATAGGCGCCATCCGCTTCGAGCTGAAGCAGTTGCTGGGCGTGGAAGTGGATGTGCTGACGCCAGACGCCTTGCCCGAGAAGTTTCGCGCGCAGGTCTTGCGGGACGCCCGCCCTCTATGA
- a CDS encoding type II toxin-antitoxin system RelE/ParE family toxin, giving the protein MSIRLLEPAQAELDEAISWYAEQAPGLGDAFLIETLKTIQLIEQFPKAWHPLTPQIRRCRLRRFPYSVIYAQDGSDLLVLAVAHQHRKPDYWRNRLN; this is encoded by the coding sequence ATGAGCATCCGCTTGCTGGAGCCGGCACAGGCCGAGCTTGACGAAGCAATTTCCTGGTACGCAGAGCAGGCACCTGGCTTGGGTGATGCCTTCCTGATCGAGACGCTCAAAACCATCCAGCTCATAGAACAGTTTCCCAAGGCTTGGCATCCGTTGACGCCACAAATTCGCCGCTGCCGCTTGCGGCGCTTCCCTTACAGCGTGATCTACGCACAAGACGGCTCCGATCTATTGGTTCTGGCCGTTGCCCACCAGCACCGCAAACCCGACTATTGGCGCAACAGGCTGAACTGA
- a CDS encoding GNAT family N-acetyltransferase — translation MKLPKPPLAHTLYMPSDEEVHSGVLGRNLREFNYRFAGEYPQVQMVRFNARDAQGELLGGIRGFVSMFWLRVELLWVAEAARGQGVGSALLTRAEQQGRDMGAVGVVLETFDWQAPGFYRKLGYAKSGRIERWVGEHTLWTMTKRFSA, via the coding sequence ATGAAACTGCCCAAGCCACCTCTCGCCCACACACTCTACATGCCGTCGGATGAGGAAGTGCACTCCGGCGTGCTGGGGCGCAATCTTCGCGAGTTCAACTACCGCTTTGCCGGCGAGTACCCGCAGGTGCAGATGGTGCGGTTCAACGCGCGCGACGCACAGGGCGAGCTGTTGGGCGGCATCCGCGGCTTCGTCAGCATGTTCTGGCTGCGGGTGGAACTGCTCTGGGTGGCCGAAGCCGCGCGCGGCCAGGGCGTGGGCTCAGCGCTACTGACGCGGGCCGAACAGCAAGGCCGCGATATGGGCGCCGTGGGCGTGGTGCTTGAGACCTTCGACTGGCAGGCTCCGGGCTTCTACCGCAAGCTGGGCTATGCCAAGTCAGGGCGCATCGAGCGCTGGGTGGGTGAACACACCCTGTGGACGATGACGAAGCGTTTCTCCGCCTGA
- a CDS encoding branched-chain amino acid ABC transporter substrate-binding protein, whose translation MHTPTRRHAVTSVLALGVVAAAGLLAGCDNVPSTIKIGVAQPMSGNLAALGQDMFNGVKLAVDELNKDGFKIKGKPVKIEIVAVDDRASSTTGKEVAQQLIDAGVVAVIGHLNSGVSIDTAPLYAGKHIAQLAISTNPKYTELGFDTTFRLVANDTLQAKAIGSFAGSQLKGSKFAVVDDGTPYGKGLADGAAAQLKKANKTIALRQSFDDKTTAFDELAGKLKEGGVEAIVSTLNDFQVLALIDALKKVDYTTVSLLGGDTIKTTAMLKGAGVLQGGLYATSPILDAREFPSGAKFLDSYRAAFKVDPAYGGHYSYDAMYVLAGAIKRAESAKPEAITSALHTIDGYAPVTGSMKFDAKGEQRYGVISVYATRNGGWESQLRSDAW comes from the coding sequence ATGCACACCCCTACCCGTCGCCATGCCGTCACAAGCGTTCTGGCCCTTGGCGTTGTTGCCGCCGCCGGCCTGCTGGCCGGCTGTGACAACGTCCCCTCCACCATCAAGATCGGCGTGGCGCAGCCCATGTCGGGCAACCTGGCCGCGCTGGGCCAGGACATGTTCAACGGCGTGAAGCTTGCCGTGGACGAGCTCAACAAGGACGGCTTCAAGATCAAGGGCAAGCCCGTCAAGATCGAGATCGTGGCCGTGGACGACCGCGCCAGCTCCACCACCGGCAAGGAAGTGGCGCAGCAGCTGATCGACGCCGGCGTGGTTGCCGTGATCGGCCACCTGAACTCCGGCGTGAGCATCGACACCGCCCCCCTGTATGCCGGCAAGCACATTGCGCAGCTGGCCATCTCCACCAACCCCAAGTACACCGAGCTGGGCTTTGACACCACCTTCCGCCTGGTGGCCAACGACACCCTGCAGGCCAAGGCCATCGGCTCGTTTGCCGGCAGCCAGCTCAAGGGCAGCAAGTTTGCCGTGGTGGACGACGGCACGCCCTACGGCAAGGGCCTGGCTGACGGCGCCGCCGCCCAGCTCAAGAAAGCCAACAAGACCATTGCGCTGCGCCAGAGCTTTGACGACAAGACCACCGCCTTTGACGAGCTGGCCGGCAAGCTCAAGGAAGGCGGCGTGGAAGCCATCGTCTCCACCCTGAACGACTTCCAGGTGCTGGCCCTGATCGACGCGCTGAAAAAGGTTGACTACACCACCGTGAGCCTGCTGGGCGGCGACACCATCAAGACCACCGCCATGCTCAAGGGCGCCGGCGTGCTGCAAGGCGGCCTGTATGCCACCTCGCCCATCCTGGACGCCAGGGAATTCCCGTCGGGCGCCAAGTTCCTCGACTCGTACCGCGCCGCCTTCAAGGTGGACCCGGCCTACGGCGGCCACTACAGCTACGACGCCATGTATGTGCTGGCCGGCGCCATCAAGCGCGCCGAGTCGGCCAAGCCCGAAGCCATCACCAGCGCGCTGCACACCATTGACGGCTACGCACCCGTGACCGGCTCCATGAAGTTCGACGCCAAGGGCGAGCAGCGCTACGGCGTGATCAGCGTCTACGCCACCCGCAACGGGGGCTGGGAGTCGCAGCTGAGGTCTGACGCCTGGTAA
- a CDS encoding beta-lactamase, protein MINPQRRALLGTLGALAVPALALPACAQRTPAASATLSAGEIAAAVDAAYRPLLQAHAIDGMVVGIVEGGRSHFFSYGVASRASPAPATPDTLFELGSLSKTFTATLACHAQATGRLALTDTPGKHLPALRGSAIDQATLLHFGTYTAAGLPLQFPDAVQTDAAAIAWLRSFQPTVAPGTVRQYSNPSIGLMGHAAAAALGKPYATLCDEELFPALGLQRTFVQVPARFMAGYAWGVNRAGQPVRVNPGAFAAEAYGVKSTARDMLRFVQAQMQPGALPAPLRSAIEQTQVPRYDVGAMVQGLGWEQYPWPSSDERMLDGNSSAMALQPQSVSPLIAPPWDAHATVFNKTGSTNGFGAYAAFIPGHHTGLVMLANRNFPNTARVSAAHAVLTALAPG, encoded by the coding sequence ATGATCAACCCCCAACGCCGCGCCTTGCTGGGCACGCTGGGCGCCCTGGCGGTGCCCGCGCTGGCCCTGCCCGCCTGCGCGCAGCGCACCCCGGCCGCCAGCGCCACGCTGTCAGCGGGCGAGATTGCCGCCGCCGTGGACGCCGCCTACCGCCCGCTGCTGCAGGCGCATGCGATCGACGGCATGGTGGTGGGCATTGTGGAAGGCGGCCGCAGCCACTTTTTCAGCTACGGCGTGGCCTCGCGCGCCAGCCCCGCGCCCGCCACGCCCGACACGCTGTTTGAGCTGGGCTCGCTCAGCAAGACCTTCACGGCCACGCTGGCCTGCCACGCGCAGGCCACGGGCCGGCTGGCGCTGACCGACACGCCCGGCAAGCACCTGCCCGCGCTGCGCGGCAGCGCGATAGACCAGGCCACGCTGCTGCACTTTGGCACCTACACCGCTGCCGGCCTGCCGCTGCAGTTTCCAGACGCGGTGCAGACCGATGCGGCCGCCATCGCCTGGCTGCGCAGCTTTCAGCCCACGGTGGCGCCGGGCACGGTGCGCCAGTATTCCAACCCCAGCATCGGCCTGATGGGCCATGCCGCGGCGGCGGCGCTGGGCAAGCCGTATGCCACGCTGTGCGACGAAGAGCTCTTCCCCGCGCTGGGGCTGCAGCGCACCTTTGTGCAGGTGCCGGCGCGTTTCATGGCCGGCTACGCCTGGGGCGTCAACCGCGCCGGCCAGCCGGTGCGCGTGAACCCCGGGGCTTTTGCGGCTGAGGCGTATGGCGTCAAGTCCACCGCGCGCGACATGCTGCGCTTTGTGCAGGCCCAGATGCAGCCCGGTGCGCTGCCCGCGCCGCTGCGCAGCGCGATTGAGCAAACGCAGGTGCCGCGCTATGACGTGGGCGCCATGGTGCAGGGCCTGGGCTGGGAGCAATACCCCTGGCCCAGCTCCGACGAGCGCATGCTCGACGGCAACTCCAGCGCCATGGCCCTGCAGCCGCAGAGCGTGAGCCCCCTCATCGCCCCACCGTGGGACGCACACGCCACCGTGTTCAACAAGACCGGCTCCACCAACGGCTTTGGCGCCTACGCCGCGTTCATCCCCGGCCACCACACCGGGCTGGTGATGCTGGCCAACCGCAACTTCCCCAACACCGCCCGCGTGAGCGCCGCCCATGCGGTGCTGACGGCGCTGGCGCCGGGGTGA
- a CDS encoding ATP-binding protein produces MLISFSVENFKCFQGASTLSLEAASFDQHSNHIFSTGVEKYKLNLLRFAAIYGANASGKTKFIDALTSLRRIVVASRGPNLHLPLTPFLLGKEKGKSTRFQIQFVSNEIAYEYGLVANSEEILEEWLTQLRGKNKVLCFERASGKEDVRVSIGSGFANKGSKEYKKLELISELVSPNQTFLRKAWENKSRPAAAAYHWFSNVLTIIGADSSFHSLEIMAGSDEDFSQFLSEALSAAGTGISSVRSQGIPIDLESRLSGFAEARRQRMMDDLENNKSIVLISARGAITKLRKDESGNVVQYALKAKHTSAEDTEAEFDFEDESHGTQRLMHLLPMVYQASFKQRVFCVDELDRKLHPLLTRKFLCDFDLAAKNSNSQLVFTTHDTNVLDQDMLRRDEIWFVEKNLRLGSSELYPLTDFDVRSDLKLEKGYLQGRFGAIPFFGDFNCAQPARKNEDAAD; encoded by the coding sequence ATGCTAATCTCATTTTCTGTAGAGAACTTCAAATGTTTTCAGGGTGCTTCAACGCTATCGCTTGAGGCTGCTTCTTTCGATCAGCATTCGAACCACATCTTCTCAACTGGAGTTGAGAAATACAAACTGAATTTGTTGCGATTCGCCGCAATTTATGGAGCAAATGCATCAGGCAAAACAAAGTTCATTGACGCTCTTACTTCATTACGTCGAATCGTCGTCGCTTCACGCGGACCCAACTTACATTTGCCGCTCACTCCTTTTCTCCTTGGCAAGGAAAAAGGCAAGTCCACTCGATTTCAAATTCAGTTTGTCTCCAATGAAATCGCATATGAGTATGGGCTTGTGGCCAACAGTGAGGAGATCCTTGAGGAATGGCTCACACAGCTAAGAGGCAAAAACAAGGTACTCTGCTTCGAACGTGCATCGGGAAAAGAAGATGTCCGAGTCAGCATCGGAAGTGGTTTCGCAAATAAGGGCTCAAAAGAGTACAAGAAACTTGAACTGATATCGGAACTTGTTTCGCCCAATCAAACGTTTCTCCGAAAAGCTTGGGAGAACAAATCCCGCCCCGCCGCTGCTGCCTATCATTGGTTTAGTAATGTTCTGACAATCATCGGTGCAGATTCCAGTTTCCATTCGCTGGAAATAATGGCAGGAAGCGATGAGGATTTCTCCCAATTTTTGAGTGAAGCACTGAGTGCGGCGGGTACCGGGATCTCATCTGTTCGATCTCAAGGCATTCCCATCGACTTAGAGTCACGCTTAAGCGGGTTTGCAGAGGCCCGTCGCCAGCGGATGATGGACGATCTTGAAAACAACAAATCTATAGTCTTGATCAGCGCGAGAGGAGCCATAACTAAACTAAGAAAAGACGAAAGTGGGAACGTAGTTCAATATGCGCTCAAAGCAAAGCATACGAGTGCAGAAGATACAGAGGCCGAGTTTGACTTCGAAGATGAATCGCATGGCACACAAAGGCTCATGCATTTACTCCCGATGGTGTATCAGGCGTCATTCAAGCAACGTGTTTTCTGTGTGGATGAATTAGATCGAAAGCTGCACCCACTATTGACCAGGAAGTTTCTGTGCGACTTCGACCTAGCCGCTAAAAATTCCAACTCTCAGTTAGTGTTTACCACACACGATACTAATGTGCTTGACCAAGATATGCTGCGGCGTGACGAAATATGGTTCGTAGAGAAAAACCTGCGTCTTGGATCTTCGGAACTTTATCCACTTACTGATTTTGATGTTCGCTCCGACCTAAAGCTCGAAAAGGGATACTTACAGGGGCGATTCGGAGCAATTCCATTTTTTGGTGATTTCAATTGCGCTCAACCCGCACGCAAAAATGAAGATGCCGCTGACTAG
- a CDS encoding RloB domain-containing protein, which translates to MKMPLTSRTQTIQTGRRAPFRDARLFVVATEGSVTEPHYFTLFSKRDSEFFNPRVKRIDVLPSINGNSAPKHVLNNLKNYRDQHELAPDDQLWLVVDVDRWGSSLSSIVRQVQQCGFHSAISNPSFEVWLLCHHGPVTATTKLQIKEQVAQNCGNTKKPFDLLPYTLNVNDAIGHAKARCKVDDPTQIRRWPKIGGTHVYRLIEMLIPK; encoded by the coding sequence ATGAAGATGCCGCTGACTAGTCGTACCCAAACGATTCAAACAGGTCGGCGTGCACCGTTTCGAGACGCGCGCTTGTTCGTTGTCGCTACTGAAGGCAGTGTGACCGAACCTCATTACTTCACGCTCTTCTCCAAAAGAGACTCCGAATTTTTCAATCCTCGCGTCAAGCGTATTGACGTGCTTCCATCAATCAATGGAAATAGCGCTCCCAAGCATGTACTCAACAATTTAAAAAATTACCGCGACCAGCACGAGCTAGCCCCAGACGATCAGCTTTGGCTAGTCGTCGACGTTGACAGATGGGGCAGTTCGCTCTCAAGCATTGTTCGACAAGTTCAGCAATGCGGTTTCCATTCCGCAATAAGCAACCCAAGCTTTGAGGTATGGTTACTGTGCCATCACGGACCGGTAACCGCGACAACGAAACTCCAAATCAAGGAGCAAGTCGCTCAAAATTGTGGGAACACAAAAAAGCCATTTGACCTCTTGCCATATACGTTGAATGTCAACGACGCCATCGGTCATGCGAAGGCGAGGTGCAAGGTTGATGATCCAACTCAGATTCGCAGGTGGCCGAAAATTGGCGGGACGCACGTTTATCGGTTAATTGAGATGCTAATTCCTAAATGA
- a CDS encoding HNH endonuclease produces the protein MTIRLVVAVTDIEWFTLLRQQPLLKEVNFWAPSGNNFRALQPGELFLFKLHAPINKIVGGGVFAYSTPLPVSLAWESFGISNGVRSLAEMRKRILMYRPAIADDRSDFQIGCRILTQPFFFEERDWLPVPSSWSPNIVVLKTYDTAAEDGLSLWRAVSSRIATAPAMAAEAMEMPQRYGTPHLVHPRLGQGAFRVVVTDGYRRRCAITGEKTLPALDAAHIRPYSEGGAHMASNGILFRRDIHSLFDAGYVTVGPDLRFEVSARIRQEFENGRHYYELHGKELALPALLHQRPDLTALEWHNSVVYKG, from the coding sequence ATGACGATCCGTTTAGTTGTCGCCGTAACGGACATTGAATGGTTTACGCTTTTACGCCAGCAACCACTGCTGAAAGAAGTCAATTTCTGGGCGCCCTCAGGAAACAACTTCCGAGCGCTACAGCCAGGGGAGCTGTTCCTTTTCAAGCTCCACGCGCCTATCAACAAAATAGTCGGCGGTGGCGTCTTCGCATACTCCACGCCCTTGCCTGTCAGTCTGGCGTGGGAGTCATTTGGCATCTCCAACGGCGTTCGCTCCCTGGCGGAGATGCGCAAGCGAATTCTCATGTACCGCCCAGCCATTGCGGACGACCGGAGCGACTTCCAGATCGGCTGCCGAATTCTGACCCAACCATTCTTCTTTGAAGAACGTGATTGGTTGCCTGTGCCAAGTAGCTGGTCCCCCAACATCGTGGTGCTGAAAACCTACGACACCGCCGCCGAAGACGGATTGAGTTTGTGGCGCGCAGTGTCTTCCCGAATTGCAACCGCACCCGCAATGGCCGCGGAAGCCATGGAGATGCCGCAGCGCTACGGAACGCCCCACCTGGTCCACCCTCGCCTTGGCCAAGGCGCTTTCCGGGTGGTGGTGACGGATGGGTACCGCCGTCGGTGCGCTATCACTGGCGAAAAGACTTTGCCGGCGCTGGACGCCGCGCACATACGCCCGTACAGCGAAGGCGGCGCACATATGGCATCCAACGGCATCCTGTTTCGCCGCGACATTCACAGCCTGTTCGATGCCGGGTATGTCACCGTCGGCCCTGACCTCAGGTTCGAAGTCAGCGCCCGAATCCGTCAGGAGTTTGAGAACGGACGCCACTATTACGAATTGCATGGCAAGGAGCTCGCGCTTCCCGCCTTGCTGCACCAGCGTCCTGATTTGACGGCGCTGGAGTGGCACAACAGCGTGGTCTACAAAGGGTAG